In a single window of the Rhodamnia argentea isolate NSW1041297 chromosome 2, ASM2092103v1, whole genome shotgun sequence genome:
- the LOC115754774 gene encoding PAP-specific phosphatase HAL2-like, whose amino-acid sequence MEDETYAKELDVAVKAVHMACSLCRRVQHGLISRTSDEIKSKDDDSPVTVADWGVQATVSWLLSEVFGSQSVSIVAEEDVQALSESDSAGLLAAVVDAVNGCLDEAPNFGLQKPDKHLTTQEVLEAIKRCNSTGGPEGRHWVLDPVDGTLGFVRGNQYAVALALIEDGKVIIGVLGCPNYPMKREWLNYHHQYYQSTSPATDDSWEKGCVLYARRGSGKAWLQPLLRGDVNFESQYEARLIRVSSVDDPALATFCEPVEKANSNQSYAAGLAHSVGLRKQPLRVYSMVKYAAIARGDAEVFMKFARCGYKEKIWDHAAGVVIVQEAGGVVTDAGGKPLDFSRGIYLEGLDRGIIVCCGATLHERIVGAVYASWDSSNL is encoded by the exons ATGGAGGACGAAACGTATGCGAAGGAATTGGATGTGGCCGTGAAAGCAGTTCACATGGCCTGCTCTCTGTGCCGGAGAGTGCAACACGGGTTAATTTCGAGGACCAGTGACGAGATCAAGTCTAAGGACGACGATTCCCCGGTTACCGTCGCGG ATTGGGGTGTTCAAGCCACTGTAAGCTGGTTACTATCAGAGGTCTTTGGAAGTCAGAGTGTATCAATTGTTGCCGAGGAAGATGTTCAAGCTCTTTCCGAGAGCGATTCAGCAGGATTGCTAGCGGCCGTTGTTGATGCAGTCAATGGATGTTTAGATGAAGCACCTAATTTTGGTCTCCAAAAGCCTGATAAACACCTCACTACTCAAGAAGTTCTTGAGGCCATCAAGAGATGCAACTCGACTGGGGGTCCAGAGGGAAGGCATTGGGTGCTAGACCCAGTGGATGGAACTTTGGGGTTTGTGCGGGGAAATCAATATGCTGTAGCTTTAGCTTTGATTGAGGATGGGAAAGTCATCATTGGAGTGCTAGGATGTCCGAATTATCCAATGAAGAGAGAGTGGCTGAATTATCATCACCAATACTATCAAAGCACCTCCCCAGCTACTGATGATTCGTGGGAGAAAGGATGCGTGCTGTATGCAAGGAGGGGCAGTGGTAAGGCATGGCTGCAGCCACTACTCCGTGGAGATGTGAATTTTGAATCACAATATGAGGCCAGATTGATCCGGGTTTCTTCTGTTGATGATCCTGCCCTGGCTACATTTTGTGAACCTGTTGAGAAGGCCAATTCAAACCAATCGTATGCAGCAGGACTTGCTCACAGTGTTGGACTCAG AAAGCAGCCACTGCGTGTTTACAGCATGGTTAAATATGCAGCAATAGCCCGGGGAGATGCTGAGGTTTTTATGAAATTTGCAAGATGTGgatacaaagaaaaaatatgggATCATGCAGCTGGTGTAGTTATTGTGCAAGAGGCAGGTGGTGTGGTGACTGATGCGGGAGGAAAACCCTTGGATTTCTCCAGGGGAATCTATTTAGAAGGTCTTGACCGGGGAATCATTGTTTGCTGTGGCGCTACACTTCATGAAAGAATTGTTGGTGCTGTTTATGCTAGTTGGGATTCCTCAAATTTATAG
- the LOC115754762 gene encoding putative F-box protein At5g55150, with the protein MAGYRPENKESTTLVDRSGLPSHALEFIAYRLPTEDLIDFSQTCSYWRNVVVQLRGSFELRISVPWLLIMDQTRPDLCGFFSPRRRSFYEFPLPQVRGRRCLSSRGWIMTIGSDRDVQMFNPLPRGRARTEGSASKPQGLPITDRQIGKFVLSTCPSSSAQPEIMVLCDSDRRLGLWNYRDNAWTMVSPDRIYMDLIYHECRFLAVDAIGTIRAFEAKQDGPNPATDGRVVARRPRGLIDFKRFKKHYLVEWSGSLLVVTQEWQDEFETSGFQAFLLDLEASTWTKVDSLGNTSLFLGLNSSFSMEVTDQHGGIEPNCIYFTDDRTYKLTKGEDMGIYHMADGRIEPLFGDGTPVCPNSTPLWIEPQCGVSEDY; encoded by the coding sequence ATGGCGGGATACCGAccagaaaacaaagaaagtacCACGCTGGTCGATCGTTCAGGTCTCCCGTCACATGCGCTCGAGTTCATTGCATATAGATTACCCACGGAAGACCTTATCGATTTCAGCCAAACATGTTCTTACTGGCGCAATGTCGTTGTCCAGCTTCGAGGAAGTTTCGAACTAAGGATCAGCGTCCCGTGGCTGCTGATCATGGACCAGACACGTCCCGATTTATGCGGCTTCTTCAGCCCGCGGCGGCGGAGCTTCTACGAGTTCCCCTTGCCGCAAGTGCGGGGCAGGAGGTGCTTGTCTTCGCGGGGTTGGATTATGACGATCGGAAGCGATAGGGACGTCCAGATGTTCAATCCTCTGCCTCGCGGACGCGCCCGCACTGAAGGTTCAGCGTCGAAGCCACAGGGCCTCCCCATCACCGACCGTCAAATCGGTAAGTTCGTGCTTTCGACGTGCCCCTCTTCATCCGCGCAGCCCGAGATCATGGTTCTCTGCGATTCCGACCGGCGGTTGGGGTTATGGAACTACCGAGACAATGCGTGGACCATGGTCAGTCCCGACAGGATATACATGGACCTAATATACCACGAATGCAGATTTCTAGCCGTGGACGCGATCGGAACGATTAGGGCGTTCGAAGCGAAGCAAGATGGACCGAATCCTGCCACAGATGGCCGAGTCGTGGCACGGAGGCCACGCGGATTGATCGATTTCAAGCGCTTCAAAAAGCATTATCTCGTGGAGTGGTCAGGATCGCTCTTGGTGGTCACCCAAGAATGGCAAGATGAGTTCGAGACCTCCGGTTTTCAAGCCTTCTTGCTCGACTTGGAAGCGAGCACTTGGACCAAGGTCGACAGCTTGGGCAATACATCTCTGTTCTTGGGTCTCAACTCGTCTTTCTCCATGGAGGTTACCGATCAACACGGCGGCATCGAGCCCAACTGTATTTACTTCACGGACGATCGCACGTACAAGCTTACCAAAGGTGAAGACATGGGCATCTATCACATGGCCGACGGCCGAATCGAACCGCTCTTCGGCGACGGCacgccggtttgtcccaattcCACACCTTTGTGGATAGAGCCCCAGTGCGGAGTGAGCGAGGACTACTGA